A region from the Deltaproteobacteria bacterium genome encodes:
- a CDS encoding VOC family protein codes for MLKDSKAFSSFAVNDIEKARRFYGQTLGLDVSDVPDMEGQGLQLNLSGGGRVFVYAKPDHAPASFTVLNLPVADVERTVDALRERKVGFEIYTEGQFKTDAKGIARGTGGPTMAWFRDPAGNILSILEER; via the coding sequence ATGCTCAAGGACAGCAAGGCGTTCAGCAGCTTCGCGGTGAACGACATCGAGAAGGCCCGGCGCTTCTACGGCCAGACGCTCGGCCTCGACGTCTCGGACGTGCCCGACATGGAAGGCCAGGGCCTGCAGCTCAACCTCTCGGGCGGCGGGCGCGTGTTCGTCTACGCCAAGCCCGACCACGCGCCGGCGAGCTTCACCGTGCTCAACCTTCCCGTCGCCGACGTGGAGCGCACGGTGGACGCGCTGCGCGAACGCAAGGTGGGCTTCGAGATCTACACCGAGGGCCAATTCAAGACCGACGCCAAGGGCATCGCCCGCGGAACCGGCGGCCCGACGATGGCGTGGTTCCGCGACCCGGCGGGAAACATCCTCTCCATCCTCGAGGAGCGCTGA
- a CDS encoding aldose 1-epimerase family protein — MLLSGEQLELTSGNQAVVVATVGATLRSYAVRGRPVIDGFAADEVCPGGRGQVLMPWPNRVADGKYELAGALHQLPIDEPELGHAIHGLVRWAEWRVEHQTAESVRLRHRLMPRPGYPFALDLSVEYRLSSEGLVVVFGAMNVGSASCPFGAGAHPYFTFGRSIDRVNLRVNAASRLQLDARSIPRGRRPVEGSDADFRRERAIGDARLDTAFTELDRDREGIARVFLRDGISQLTIWFDRAFPFVQVYTGDTLPDELRRRQGIAVEPMTCAPDAFNNKDGLRIISPGETFQGRWGVTVS, encoded by the coding sequence GTGCTCCTCAGCGGCGAACAGCTCGAGCTCACGTCCGGCAACCAGGCAGTCGTGGTGGCGACGGTAGGCGCGACGCTTCGCAGCTACGCCGTCCGCGGTCGCCCGGTGATCGACGGCTTCGCCGCCGACGAGGTCTGTCCCGGCGGCCGCGGCCAGGTGCTGATGCCATGGCCCAACCGCGTGGCGGATGGCAAGTATGAGCTCGCCGGCGCGCTTCACCAGCTGCCCATCGACGAGCCGGAGCTCGGGCACGCCATCCATGGGCTCGTCCGCTGGGCCGAGTGGCGCGTGGAGCATCAGACCGCCGAAAGCGTTCGCCTGCGGCATCGCCTCATGCCGCGCCCGGGTTACCCGTTCGCGCTCGATCTCTCGGTCGAGTATCGGCTCTCGTCGGAAGGGCTGGTGGTCGTCTTCGGCGCGATGAACGTGGGCTCGGCCTCGTGCCCGTTCGGCGCCGGCGCGCATCCGTACTTCACGTTTGGACGCTCGATCGACCGGGTGAACCTGCGCGTCAACGCAGCGAGCCGCCTGCAGCTCGACGCGCGATCGATTCCGCGTGGCCGTCGGCCCGTCGAGGGCAGCGACGCGGACTTCCGGCGCGAGCGCGCCATCGGCGACGCGCGCCTGGACACGGCGTTCACCGAGCTCGATCGCGATCGCGAGGGCATCGCGCGAGTTTTTCTGCGCGACGGAATCTCGCAGCTCACCATCTGGTTCGATCGCGCGTTCCCGTTCGTACAGGTCTACACGGGCGACACGCTCCCCGACGAGCTCCGACGTCGTCAGGGCATCGCGGTGGAGCCCATGACCTGCGCGCCCGACGCGTTCAACAACAAGGACGGGCTGCGCATCATCTCGCCCGGCGAGACATTTCAAGGCCGCTGGGGCGTGACGGTGTCCTGA
- a CDS encoding DoxX family protein yields the protein MTDSPTPLWRRLVETHAPRSTALVRIIVGWVFFTEGIQKFLFPTELGVGRFTKIGIPIPEVSAPFVGVVEIVGGAMLIAGVLTRLGAIALLIDILVAIATTKIPMLVQKGFWPAMHEARLDLAMAFGLVFLILEGAGPFSLDARLSASSPRP from the coding sequence ATGACCGACTCCCCTACCCCGCTCTGGCGGCGCCTCGTGGAAACCCACGCGCCACGCTCGACAGCGCTCGTCCGAATCATCGTGGGCTGGGTCTTCTTCACAGAAGGAATTCAAAAGTTTCTCTTTCCCACCGAGCTCGGGGTCGGGCGCTTCACGAAGATTGGAATTCCGATTCCCGAGGTGAGCGCGCCCTTCGTGGGCGTGGTGGAGATCGTCGGTGGCGCGATGCTGATTGCCGGTGTGCTCACGCGGCTGGGCGCGATCGCGCTGCTCATCGACATCCTCGTCGCCATCGCCACGACCAAGATTCCCATGCTCGTGCAGAAGGGCTTCTGGCCCGCGATGCATGAGGCGCGACTCGATCTGGCGATGGCGTTCGGGCTGGTGTTCTTGATTCTCGAGGGCGCCGGGCCGTTTTCGCTCGACGCAAGGCTCAGCGCGTCTTCGCCACGACCTTGA
- a CDS encoding NAD(P)/FAD-dependent oxidoreductase produces MDSFDVIVLGGGSTGEVAAGRVADGGMKVAIVEFGAVGGECSYYACMPSKVLLRPGSEREVARATPGLSHREQLGIDAAETFRRRDDVTHRLDDQGQVQWLRDHDIELYRGAGRLTGEKRVTVTGRDGRTRELQANRAVVIATGSDPAVPDIPGLRAAKPWTNRDATQARTVPSRLIVLGGGAVGCELAQAFRALGSKEVALVERSPHLVPRFEPHACELLTEGLRKDGIRVLTSTEVVGVERPKAGGPVSVKLSDGHKLEGDEVLVALGRSPRTKDIGLETVGLPAGGYVQVDDQLRAKDIPDGWLYACGDANGRNLLTHMGKYHGRIAGDVILGREAIARADSYATPQVLFTHPEIASVGLTEAQARLRGMNLRSVTVALEEVGGTAVAGVGLTGWAKLVVNTDTKTIVGATFVGWNVGESLHAATIAVTAHVPLDDLWHAVPSYPTVTEIWVRLLEGYGL; encoded by the coding sequence ATGGACTCGTTCGACGTCATCGTCCTGGGCGGCGGCAGCACCGGCGAGGTGGCCGCGGGGCGCGTCGCAGACGGCGGCATGAAGGTCGCGATCGTGGAGTTCGGCGCCGTCGGCGGCGAGTGCTCGTACTACGCGTGCATGCCGAGCAAGGTGCTCCTGCGCCCCGGCTCGGAGCGCGAGGTGGCGCGCGCGACGCCCGGCCTCTCACACCGCGAACAGCTCGGCATCGACGCCGCCGAAACCTTTCGCCGCCGCGATGACGTCACCCACCGCCTCGACGATCAAGGCCAGGTGCAGTGGCTTCGCGACCACGACATCGAGCTCTATCGCGGCGCGGGCAGGCTGACGGGCGAGAAGCGCGTCACCGTCACCGGGCGCGATGGCCGCACGCGCGAGCTGCAGGCAAATCGCGCGGTGGTCATCGCCACGGGTTCGGACCCGGCCGTCCCCGACATCCCTGGCCTGCGCGCGGCCAAGCCCTGGACCAACCGCGACGCCACCCAGGCGCGCACCGTGCCCTCGCGGCTCATCGTCCTCGGCGGCGGCGCGGTGGGCTGCGAGCTCGCACAGGCGTTTCGGGCGCTGGGCTCGAAGGAGGTGGCGCTGGTTGAGCGCAGCCCGCACCTGGTGCCGCGCTTCGAGCCGCACGCCTGTGAGCTGCTCACCGAGGGCCTTCGCAAGGACGGAATCCGGGTGCTGACCTCCACCGAGGTCGTGGGTGTGGAGCGGCCGAAGGCGGGCGGCCCCGTGTCGGTGAAGCTCAGCGATGGGCACAAGCTCGAGGGAGACGAAGTGCTGGTCGCGCTCGGACGCTCGCCGCGGACGAAGGACATTGGCCTCGAGACGGTCGGCCTGCCCGCGGGCGGCTACGTGCAGGTGGACGACCAGCTGCGGGCCAAGGACATCCCCGACGGCTGGCTCTACGCCTGCGGCGACGCGAACGGCCGCAACCTGCTCACGCACATGGGCAAGTACCACGGCCGTATCGCCGGCGACGTGATCCTCGGTCGCGAAGCCATCGCACGCGCCGACAGCTACGCCACGCCGCAGGTGCTCTTCACCCACCCCGAGATCGCGTCGGTGGGGCTCACGGAGGCTCAAGCGAGGCTGCGCGGCATGAACCTGCGCAGCGTCACCGTGGCGCTCGAAGAGGTGGGCGGCACCGCCGTCGCCGGCGTGGGCCTCACCGGCTGGGCGAAGCTGGTGGTGAACACCGACACGAAGACCATCGTCGGCGCGACGTTCGTGGGCTGGAACGTGGGCGAGTCGCTGCACGCGGCGACGATCGCCGTGACCGCGCACGTGCCGCTCGACGACCTCTGGCACGCCGTGCCGTCGTATCCGACCGTCACCGAGATCTGGGTGCGGCTGCTCGAGGGGTATGGGCTGTAG
- a CDS encoding DUF4126 domain-containing protein, translating into MIYVLSLLIGVVAGLRALTAIAAASWAARLGALPVLGTPVQFLGNPVAPWLFSALAIGELVTDQLPRTPSRKAPMPFLARLICGAIAGAAMATRGGNLGLGLLAGALGAFIGTEGGAAARAGLARSFGKDQPAALLEDAVAVGGAVIIAAVAG; encoded by the coding sequence ATGATCTACGTTCTCTCCCTCCTGATCGGCGTCGTCGCGGGGCTGCGGGCGCTCACGGCCATCGCCGCGGCGAGCTGGGCCGCACGGCTGGGCGCGCTTCCCGTGCTCGGGACGCCCGTCCAGTTCCTCGGCAACCCCGTGGCGCCGTGGCTCTTCTCGGCGCTCGCCATCGGCGAGCTCGTGACCGACCAGCTCCCCAGGACGCCGAGCCGCAAGGCCCCGATGCCGTTCCTCGCGCGGCTCATCTGTGGCGCCATCGCCGGCGCAGCGATGGCCACGCGAGGAGGCAACCTCGGCCTGGGCCTGCTCGCCGGCGCGCTGGGTGCGTTCATCGGAACCGAGGGCGGCGCAGCGGCGAGGGCGGGGCTCGCTCGCTCGTTCGGAAAGGACCAGCCCGCCGCGCTGCTCGAGGACGCGGTGGCCGTGGGCGGCGCGGTGATCATCGCCGCGGTCGCGGGCTAG
- a CDS encoding SDR family NAD(P)-dependent oxidoreductase has product MHVAITGASSGIGEALAREYASAGAKLTLVARRAELLEALASACGNGALALPRDLSEPTQATSWLSEAEAKHGPIDVLVNNAGMENVGALVNSDAAVGQKLLNLNLMTPLLLTHELVPQMVKRGSGTIVQVASVAGIVAPPGQTWYGASKAGLAQFTETLRSELEGTGVHVCVVYPGPVKTPMGDAAFEKYGGRGGAAGLAPEGNPEELARIIRKAVERRKARVLYPSFYAMTWWFPWFSRWVTFRMAPRPK; this is encoded by the coding sequence ATGCACGTCGCCATCACCGGAGCGTCGAGCGGAATCGGAGAAGCGCTGGCTCGCGAGTACGCCAGCGCCGGCGCCAAGCTCACGCTGGTGGCGCGGCGGGCCGAGCTCCTCGAGGCGCTCGCTTCGGCGTGTGGCAACGGCGCGCTCGCCCTGCCCCGCGATCTCTCCGAACCCACTCAGGCGACCTCGTGGCTTTCGGAAGCTGAGGCCAAGCACGGCCCCATCGACGTGCTCGTCAACAATGCGGGCATGGAGAACGTGGGCGCGCTCGTGAACAGCGACGCGGCCGTGGGCCAGAAGCTGCTCAACCTGAACCTCATGACGCCGCTGCTGCTCACACACGAGCTGGTGCCGCAGATGGTGAAACGCGGGTCGGGGACGATCGTCCAGGTCGCTTCTGTTGCGGGAATCGTCGCGCCGCCCGGGCAGACCTGGTACGGCGCCTCGAAGGCCGGCCTCGCGCAGTTCACGGAGACGCTCCGCTCGGAGCTCGAGGGCACCGGCGTGCACGTCTGCGTGGTCTATCCCGGCCCGGTGAAGACGCCGATGGGCGACGCGGCCTTCGAGAAGTACGGCGGTCGCGGCGGCGCAGCGGGCCTGGCGCCCGAGGGAAACCCCGAGGAGCTCGCGCGGATCATTCGCAAGGCCGTGGAGCGCCGGAAGGCGCGCGTGCTCTACCCGAGCTTCTACGCGATGACCTGGTGGTTCCCGTGGTTCTCGCGCTGGGTCACGTTCCGCATGGCCCCGCGGCCGAAGTAG
- a CDS encoding SgcJ/EcaC family oxidoreductase, which yields MNPDEQAIRKVVADWIEFTQEERVDELMDLMTDDMLFLTVHQPPMTKADFEAGTRSMKGQMKVECESDIKEVRVEGNLGWLWQVLKVKITMPGHDPILKEGKILGLYRKGADGKWRLMRDANMMP from the coding sequence ATGAACCCAGACGAGCAGGCCATCCGGAAGGTTGTCGCAGACTGGATCGAGTTCACGCAGGAGGAGCGCGTCGACGAGCTCATGGACCTCATGACCGACGACATGCTCTTTCTGACGGTTCACCAGCCGCCGATGACCAAGGCCGACTTCGAAGCGGGCACGCGGAGCATGAAGGGCCAGATGAAGGTCGAGTGCGAGAGCGACATCAAGGAAGTACGGGTCGAGGGCAACCTGGGCTGGCTGTGGCAGGTGCTGAAGGTGAAGATCACCATGCCCGGCCACGACCCCATCTTGAAGGAAGGGAAGATCCTCGGGCTCTATCGCAAGGGCGCGGACGGCAAGTGGCGGCTGATGCGCGATGCGAACATGATGCCGTAG
- a CDS encoding GNAT family N-acetyltransferase produces the protein MAIGQSRVDTTAVSSAFFHLETARLQLSPVQVADAAEMSRVLSDPALYTFTGGAPETEVELATRYTRWVAGATQPGQTWVNLIARERTTGHAIGYVQATVNPDIADIAWVIGTPWQRKGYAVEAARALVAHVTDSFHVATIRALIKAEHVASQRIAERLGMRLTDDVVRGEQVWIRKARGD, from the coding sequence ATGGCGATCGGTCAATCCCGCGTGGATACTACGGCCGTGAGCTCCGCCTTCTTTCACCTCGAAACGGCCCGTTTGCAACTCTCTCCCGTGCAGGTCGCGGACGCCGCCGAGATGTCGCGCGTGCTCTCGGATCCGGCGCTCTACACGTTCACGGGCGGCGCACCCGAGACCGAAGTGGAGCTCGCCACGCGCTACACCCGCTGGGTCGCCGGGGCCACGCAGCCGGGACAGACCTGGGTGAACCTGATCGCGCGCGAGCGGACCACGGGACACGCGATCGGCTACGTGCAGGCCACCGTGAACCCCGACATCGCCGACATCGCCTGGGTCATCGGAACGCCCTGGCAGCGCAAGGGCTACGCCGTCGAGGCCGCACGGGCGCTCGTGGCGCATGTAACAGATTCGTTTCACGTCGCGACGATTCGCGCGCTGATCAAGGCGGAGCACGTGGCGTCACAGCGCATCGCCGAGCGGCTGGGGATGCGGCTGACGGACGACGTCGTCCGAGGCGAGCAGGTGTGGATCAGGAAGGCGCGCGGCGACTAA
- a CDS encoding tetratricopeptide repeat protein: MWPFKKKSPDGFITLSTLDEARRYPQLVEPGAMALTRAEAATCLECGAPTADAVLTSGGPAGDVEVFHAHPVAIDVRRCTRCEAVRFPIALPDDERKALLTRGDAAGRAGKLDEAELHFRRAANAAPDFGLARASLGSVYLERTRAAVKARQPNAETLARVAVRQFRDALASKEDRPLFAQFLLGQTLVELGEVEEGHAALRDFIANPESGPLRKEAQALLERRDWKLTDAQARAYEEGNALIDLKRFLPVGHVKNDAERDQVTRGIALLDTLLTDRPDHWPSWWISGKASAALRKHDEAYDRFQKAYLLNPDHADVAREYGGACLVLGKAEEGLVATQKAVASDPNDPGLQANLALAMLISGNVAGAEQVCQAALAKNPGDKITQGLLENIRDVQSGKVERPTKLEQ; encoded by the coding sequence ATGTGGCCCTTCAAGAAGAAGTCACCGGACGGCTTCATCACCCTCTCCACGCTCGACGAGGCGCGTCGGTATCCGCAGCTCGTCGAGCCGGGCGCCATGGCCCTCACGCGAGCCGAAGCCGCGACTTGCCTGGAGTGCGGCGCGCCAACGGCCGATGCCGTGCTGACGAGCGGCGGCCCTGCGGGCGATGTCGAGGTCTTTCACGCGCACCCGGTTGCCATCGATGTGCGTCGTTGCACCCGGTGCGAAGCGGTGCGCTTCCCCATCGCGCTCCCCGACGACGAGCGGAAGGCATTGCTGACGCGCGGTGATGCCGCGGGCCGCGCGGGCAAGCTCGACGAAGCCGAGCTCCACTTTCGCCGCGCGGCCAACGCCGCGCCCGACTTCGGGCTCGCACGCGCGAGCCTGGGCTCGGTGTACCTCGAGCGCACGCGCGCTGCCGTGAAGGCGCGTCAGCCGAACGCCGAAACGCTCGCGCGCGTCGCCGTGCGCCAGTTTCGCGACGCGCTCGCCTCCAAAGAGGACCGGCCGCTGTTTGCGCAGTTTCTCCTCGGGCAGACCCTGGTCGAGCTGGGCGAGGTCGAGGAGGGCCACGCAGCGCTCCGCGATTTCATCGCCAACCCGGAGAGCGGCCCGCTGCGCAAAGAGGCGCAAGCGCTGCTCGAGCGGCGCGACTGGAAGCTGACCGACGCGCAGGCGCGCGCCTACGAAGAAGGAAACGCGCTCATCGACCTCAAGCGCTTCCTGCCGGTGGGTCACGTCAAGAACGACGCCGAGCGCGATCAGGTCACGCGCGGCATCGCCCTGCTCGACACGCTCCTCACCGATCGGCCCGACCACTGGCCGAGCTGGTGGATTTCAGGAAAGGCGTCGGCGGCGCTTCGGAAGCATGACGAGGCCTACGACCGCTTTCAGAAGGCGTACCTGCTCAACCCCGATCACGCCGACGTCGCGCGTGAATATGGCGGCGCGTGTCTGGTCCTCGGGAAGGCCGAGGAGGGGCTGGTGGCGACGCAGAAGGCCGTCGCGAGTGATCCCAACGATCCCGGGCTGCAGGCGAACCTGGCGCTGGCGATGCTCATCTCGGGAAACGTCGCCGGCGCAGAGCAGGTGTGCCAGGCCGCGCTCGCGAAGAATCCCGGTGACAAGATCACCCAGGGACTGCTCGAGAACATTCGCGACGTGCAGAGCGGCAAGGTCGAACGGCCGACGAAGCTCGAGCAATAG